From the genome of Acidaminococcus sp.:
ACCCTGATTGATTCAAGTTATTGAATCCACTCGGTACCTTTAACGCAGGCGTACGATCTGTCTTACTCAGTTCGGCAGATGGTTTGAAGGTGGTTAGCTGTCATTTGTCTGGATCGTTCTCAGCTTCCGATCTCTCTGTACAGTAGCCCTGACAGTTTGTCCTTCGCATGACCGATGGCAATTTTTGATTTGTGTACATTGTACCACGTAATGAACATATGTCAAGCGTAAAGAAATAAATTCTGTAAAAAATGTATGGATGAGATGAGGCAGCTCGCTTTCCGCCGTCCGCCGCCCGCCTGTGCAAGCACAATTGTCAAAGCAATTGTGTCTTGAATTAAATAATAAAACTGATTACACCCATCGATACCAGAATTCTTTCACATTTTCATTTTTCATAAGCGGGATTTTTGTAATGACGGTTCGCGAGATGCAGGGATAACCAGAAAGCATCTGCGGCACTATCATCCAGTTCCTTGTCCTGCATCGTTTTTTCACCTTTGAGATAAGGCAGAATGTAATCGATAGCAAGCTTCAGAGACCGGCCATTTGAACTTTTAGCGTCATACAAGTTGACGCCCAGTTCCTCCCCGACCCTTGCAAGTGTCAGATAAGCCCTGAGGGTCTGAAGGGAATCATCGAGCGGCCGGGTGCCTTTAAGTTCCATTGGCAGGGCGCCGTCTTCTGCAATCTGGACGGCCATTCGCTTTTCAGGTACATCTGAAAGAATATTCTGTGCTGGTTCTTCATTTCCGGCAAAATGGGCAAAGACGCAAACCTCCGCGTCATACCAGAGGCCATAATGGTTATCCGTGGCATCTGCTTCCTTGCCGAGCTCACTGGTAAGCAGCCAGTCCGAGTACGCTCCAAACCAGTGCTGATAGGACTCCCATTCTTCCTTACTGCAGCAGTCCCGTAAGAGATACAAGGCATCCACGACATCAATCAATTTTACCGTTTCCATAATCCCCGTACTCTGACCTTCAAACCGGCCCGGTATCAGGTGGGCATAAGAAAGCCGCGGATTCATCCTTGTGGTACCATCAATGAACCAAGCCCTCGTCAAAGCAAGCGCCCGCTCCGCATAGGCTTTCCGGCCTGTCATCGCATACCCTCGTGCAAGGTCCTTTGCGGTATCCGCCATCGTGACGAGCCGTCTGGCATCATAGCGCGTTTCATCCCATTTTTCCGGATTCATTTCTTCCTTCCGTTTGACATAGGAAGTGCTGCCGGAAAAAGCGGGATTTGGCCGGTAATCCTCAGCAAGACTCGTATAATCGCGGCTGTCTCCGCTTGGAGGCAGCACCTCCTTATCCGTAATGAGAGGAATGAGTTCCTGCATTCGTTTCTCCGCTGCGGCAATCATTTCATTTTTTGTACCATAACAAGAAATCACTCTGCTGCCCGCTATGGCCGTCAGTTCGGATTTATCCTGCCAAATACCCTGTCCGTTTGAAGAGGGCGGTATCACCCTGGAAACAAATCGATAAAGCAGCACACACAAAACCGCTCCCAGCACGCAGATCATTACTCCATAGACGAATCGTTTCATGGCAGAATTATCTCAAATCACGGTAGGCAGGACGTCCGCCCATGGCTTCTGCGGATTTTACGGCATCCAGGATAGCAAGACGAATTGCCTCTTCGGCCATGTACCCTACCGTATCGACGGAAACTTTCACATTACCGGCCGCCATGGTAAAGACCGTGTCCCCATCCATCGTTGTATGGACGGGACGAATGGCCCTGGCATAACCATCGTGCGCCATGCCGCTGACAGCCTTGCATTCCGCCTTGTTCAGGACAGCATTTGTAATCACACAGGCAATCGACGTATTGCCGCCGGAAAGATTCTTGTATTCTCCAAGAAGCAGATCCGGAGAGGAAAGCAGCGTCTTATCATCATCAGCCAGAGCTCCCGCAAGAACCGTTTCACCGTCATACACCTCACCGCAGGCATTAACAGCTATGTAGGCACCAACATGGAGACCGTTCTTTCCCTCCAGTTCAGCATAGCCGGCCCCGCTCTTCATACAGTGTTCAAAGCCGCCGAGTTTTCCAACCGTGGCTCCGGTACCGGCGCCATAGCAGCCCACAGGAAATTCCGAAGAAGCCTTCGACGCTGCTGCAAAGCCCATAGCTATATCCGGATAGGACTTATAATCACCGATAGCAAGGTCAAACAACACCGCACCACACACAATGGGAACTACAGCTTCGCCCAATTTAAAACCGATTTTTTGCTGTGCCAGGTACCTCATAACCCCGCAGTCTGCTTCCAAGCCAAAAGAAGAACCTCCGGTAAGGACTACCGCATTGATTTGCTGGACCGTCTTTTCGGGACTCAAAAGATCCGTTTCCCGCGTTCCGGGTGCACAGCCCCTCACATCCACACCGGCAAAGGCACCTTCCCCGGGCGCCAGGATTGCCGTTACACCGGATAAGCCTTGCCTATCTTCCGCCGTCCCGATACGAAAACCGGGGACATGAATTGTTCTTTTCTCCATGGTTGATCCTCCGACAAAAAACTTTGACAGCGATTCCATATCCTGCGGCGTTATGGCAGCTGCCGTTACATCCGAATTTTTTATTTTTCAATACTCGTTAATTATAACACGAATCAATTTTACTTCAGTTGTCATCCGCATATGGTCATATCGTTTTTCTGTCAAAACTACACTAAATCAGCATAACCAGTAAATTAGAAAAATCAAAAAGTATCCTTCACCATAAAACGGTTATTCCTTCCAACTTAATGGAGAAAGTTAGAGCGAAATACCAAACCTAAAGTGAAAACACCGCATTAGCTATTGCTTAAAGACGAATGCGATAGTAAATGTGCCCGTGCTTAAAATTTCCGCATAAGCTATTTTCATTTAATAGAGATGGAAAATATCCTGTGGAATTCCCACTAAACGGCATCTCAAAAATTAAACTAACAAATATGCTCCGCAAAAGCACAAGTTCGGATAACACTACTCTTGTCATTTTTTCCTACTTCAGCCTTACAGCTTATAATTTTTCTAGATTTAGCAAGTTTTGCAACTTCATCGAAAGACCCCTTTCATCGTCAAGGCCTCTGGTCTGGTGTTGTTTTCTGGAACTTTTCGGATTATCAGAGCTCTTGGGGCTTTCAGTGCACGGGTGCACCTTCTTCTCTTTATGGGTGAGTCTCAATTTGGTCTTTTTGGTTTGTAGCACTCGTAAAGCCATTATGAAAGATACTATAAGCAATATTAAATTACGTAAAATTTAATTATTAGAAAAGGCACTCATGAAACTTATCAATACAGCAATGTCATAAATAAGCTCATTCAGACTTTTCCTCCTATTTGTAAAATCGTCTTAATTTTTGTACCGTATTTCACAGTCAAATAAGTTTTCCTGCATTTTAAGACCATCTTTCTTAACTTTAATTTCAAGAGATATAAATTTTACTAGGATTTAAAGATAAATTCATAATTTATGAAAAAATTTGTTGTAACTGCCAGAAATTTCATGTATTATGAAGGTAAAATCAAAAGGAGGTTTCCAAATGAATGCTGCTAATATTAAGCTTTACATCGCTTCGCAAATTAAAAAGTATCGAAAATTAGCTGGGCTTACGCAAAAAGAGTTGGGTGAGAAGATTGGGGTGAAACACAATACGATTTCATCATACGAATCCGGTACGAATGAGCCGGAACAGGACATGTTGTTTAAGATTGCAAATGCCCTCGGTGTGAGCATTAATGACTTGTTTCCTCCTACAGAAAATCCGCGGTTCGGGCAAGGTATACCAAGTTCCAAAATAGGAGATGATACGTCCGATCTGATGCGTTCCCTCTCGAATTCTCCAAAGCTTTTAAAATTAGCCAGAAATGCAGCAGACCTCAAAGAAGATAAACTAGATCAACTTAATGCATTGATTGATTTTTTTAAGAATGGAGGAAAAAATGCTTAATAGTAAACGACGTCATGCAATCATAAAAGAAGCGTACCGAACGTTAGAAATATTGGGCATAGAATCTTTCCCGATTTCATTATTCGATTTAAAAAAGTTACTTCCCAATAAGTTAAACATCATTGTTGGCTCCTATTCGGAGTATGCACGAAGCGCTAACCTTTATCCTGGAGATGTTGCCAACGCTGTCGGATCACATGATGCTGTAACTTTTTGCAAAGGTAAAGATGTCCTTATGATGTATAACGATTCATGTATGCGTCCTCGGGAAAGACAACTTTGGAGCCTCAGTCATGAATTAGGGCATTGCCGTTTAAAGCACTTTAGCCTTTTGGCCGATTATCAGAGCAAGGGGCTTCAATGCAGTGACGAAATGAAAAAAGATATCGAATTAGAAGCGGACTTCTTCGCTCGAAATTTTTTAGCACCTCTAGAAATCGGATTAGCACTGATTGGGATATTTCCAAATTTCCGTCCAGATAGGTATCTCATCTTTAGTTTCCATCGTTTCTTTTTTGGCTTAAGTGGTGAAGCATCATACAACTGCGCCTTGGATTATGCTAAAGGAAAAATAGAAAATTACTTATGCCCCGGCGTGATAGATAGGTTTCAGCCATATATAGATAAAGTGCGTGCTTGCTACGATGGAGCCCAAATTAACGCCCTTTTATCCCGAGAAAGCGTAGCCTACGACTGTGCTCGGAAGGCTTATTATAATAAGCTAAATGGTAAATTCTCATTGGCAGCGCGCCCATCTCGTGTGGGAGATGTTCTTATGAACATGTGCCATTAGTGAAGAAAGAGTGAAAAAGTGGACAACTAGTGCGCAAGCTTTGCCCGATGGGACGTATTAATACGTACTCATACGGAATCGCAGAAAACCAGAAACACCGCATCAGTACTGTATTAAATACTAATGCGGTGTTATACGTACTTATACGGAAATTTTCCGTATAAGCTATTTTCATTTGGTGGAGATGAGGGGAGTCGAACCCCTGTCCGAAAGCATTGCAATGCAACTTTCTCCGAGCGCATCCAACATACTTTATTTCGCAGTATCATCGCCTATTGGCGGGCTAATCAACCACTATCTCGATGGATTTCCCACACCGGCCTCCGAGAATTGACTGATGGGTATCCTGCAAGTGTCGTTCACGATTCTTCAGCAGGAGTGAAGAAAGGGAACGTTAGCAATTTAAGCTGCTAAAGCGTAAGAATCGTCTGCGTTTATAACGCGTTTCCACCGTTTAATGGGGTTGATGGAATCCCAGCTCGCTTATCACACCACATCTACCCCCGTCGAAACCAGTACATCCCCAGGGTTGATGCTTGTTGCTATCATTCTAGCACAAGGATACCAGGAAGTAAACAGATTAAAAGGGTTCTGCACATTAGAAGTGTAATTAATGGTACACTAAAAAACCATGGACTGTCTGGAGCAGTCCATGGTTTTTAAGTTTCAATATTACCGCATGCCTGCAGCAATATTGATGAAGTTTGTAATAATGATAGCGTTCGTGATGTTGCTCAGGAAGCCGCCGATTACCGGCACTACAAAGAAGGCCAGCTTGGAGTATCTGTACTTGTCGCAGACCGTCTTCATGGTGGTCATGGATACAGGCACAGCGCCCAGACCGAATCCGGTATGACCTACAGCGATGATTGCTGCATCGTAGTTCTTACCGCAAATATAGAAGTCAATGAAGTAGCAGTAGAACAGGATAAATACAACCTGAGCCATCAGCATGACGACCATAGGACCAGCCAGTCCGGCCAGCTGCCACAGTTTCATGGAGATGATGGACAGGGATACGAAGAGGCCCAGAGA
Proteins encoded in this window:
- a CDS encoding alginate lyase family protein, with the protein product MKRFVYGVMICVLGAVLCVLLYRFVSRVIPPSSNGQGIWQDKSELTAIAGSRVISCYGTKNEMIAAAEKRMQELIPLITDKEVLPPSGDSRDYTSLAEDYRPNPAFSGSTSYVKRKEEMNPEKWDETRYDARRLVTMADTAKDLARGYAMTGRKAYAERALALTRAWFIDGTTRMNPRLSYAHLIPGRFEGQSTGIMETVKLIDVVDALYLLRDCCSKEEWESYQHWFGAYSDWLLTSELGKEADATDNHYGLWYDAEVCVFAHFAGNEEPAQNILSDVPEKRMAVQIAEDGALPMELKGTRPLDDSLQTLRAYLTLARVGEELGVNLYDAKSSNGRSLKLAIDYILPYLKGEKTMQDKELDDSAADAFWLSLHLANRHYKNPAYEK
- a CDS encoding P1 family peptidase; protein product: MEKRTIHVPGFRIGTAEDRQGLSGVTAILAPGEGAFAGVDVRGCAPGTRETDLLSPEKTVQQINAVVLTGGSSFGLEADCGVMRYLAQQKIGFKLGEAVVPIVCGAVLFDLAIGDYKSYPDIAMGFAAASKASSEFPVGCYGAGTGATVGKLGGFEHCMKSGAGYAELEGKNGLHVGAYIAVNACGEVYDGETVLAGALADDDKTLLSSPDLLLGEYKNLSGGNTSIACVITNAVLNKAECKAVSGMAHDGYARAIRPVHTTMDGDTVFTMAAGNVKVSVDTVGYMAEEAIRLAILDAVKSAEAMGGRPAYRDLR
- a CDS encoding helix-turn-helix domain-containing protein gives rise to the protein MNAANIKLYIASQIKKYRKLAGLTQKELGEKIGVKHNTISSYESGTNEPEQDMLFKIANALGVSINDLFPPTENPRFGQGIPSSKIGDDTSDLMRSLSNSPKLLKLARNAADLKEDKLDQLNALIDFFKNGGKNA